A part of Gemmatimonadales bacterium genomic DNA contains:
- a CDS encoding Hsp20/alpha crystallin family protein has translation MLVRWMERPTESRRAWREVNRLFDETFGLANGAAAPNGGGWLPAVDVTEDEQAYRVALELPGVKASDVKVEVDGNRLTVSGEKKLEVDTATRSERRYGSFSRVFTLPETVDVGSIGARSQDGVLTITLPKVEKAKPRQIAVTAS, from the coding sequence ATGTTGGTTCGATGGATGGAGCGTCCGACCGAGTCTCGGCGCGCGTGGCGTGAGGTGAATCGTTTGTTCGATGAGACCTTCGGCTTGGCGAACGGAGCTGCCGCACCGAACGGTGGCGGGTGGCTTCCGGCGGTCGACGTGACCGAGGATGAGCAGGCCTATCGAGTGGCGCTCGAGCTGCCCGGCGTGAAGGCGTCGGACGTCAAGGTCGAAGTCGACGGCAACCGTTTGACCGTCAGTGGCGAGAAGAAGCTCGAGGTCGACACCGCGACCCGATCCGAGCGGCGCTATGGCAGTTTCAGTCGAGTCTTTACCCTGCCTGAAACGGTCGACGTCGGCTCCATCGGCGCACGATCGCAGGATGGCGTGCTGACCATCACGCTGCCCAAGGTCGAGAAGGCCAAGCCGCGGCAGATTGCTGTGACCGCGAGCTAA
- a CDS encoding aminotransferase class I/II-fold pyridoxal phosphate-dependent enzyme, translated as MSTSRRQFLRRVSAGVAAMPFVSSRGLEAAWADPGRIRIENPADLISLDSNENPTGPSPRAMSVIRDIVAEGNRYPYELVTALNEKAAAFHGVTTKEILLGCGSTEHLRMIVDAFATRGSGLVAATPTYEAPLRIATRRGIPVAAPPLTAELRLDLDAMLSAAGGAGLVYLCNPNNPTGTIRSKSDVEGFIRAVWTRSPKATVVVDEAYFEYVDDPAYGTAIPLALADPRVVVLRTMSKVYGMAGLRIGYAVGHADAMATLAVHSLGLNINTIGAAGAVASLADQDHVRKERKRNNDLRASTQAFFERAGYQVAASQTNFLLVDVRQPIADFRKACQDRGVLIGRRFAPLETHARITIGTKDEMKTALKVFAEVLGLSAQAG; from the coding sequence ATGTCGACGTCCCGTCGTCAGTTCCTTCGGCGTGTTTCCGCCGGCGTGGCCGCCATGCCGTTCGTGTCGAGCCGAGGACTGGAGGCCGCCTGGGCTGATCCGGGTCGGATTCGGATCGAGAACCCCGCCGATCTGATTTCCCTCGACAGCAACGAGAATCCGACTGGGCCATCGCCCCGAGCCATGTCGGTCATTCGCGACATCGTTGCCGAGGGCAACAGGTACCCCTATGAGCTGGTCACCGCGCTGAACGAAAAGGCTGCGGCATTTCACGGGGTGACGACCAAGGAGATTCTGTTGGGGTGCGGGTCGACCGAACACCTGCGGATGATTGTCGACGCCTTTGCAACCCGCGGCTCCGGGCTGGTCGCGGCGACCCCGACCTATGAGGCGCCGCTCCGCATCGCCACTCGGCGGGGCATTCCGGTGGCGGCGCCGCCGCTCACAGCGGAGCTCCGCCTCGATCTGGACGCGATGCTGAGCGCGGCTGGCGGAGCAGGTCTCGTCTATCTCTGCAACCCGAACAATCCGACCGGAACCATCCGCAGCAAGAGCGATGTCGAGGGCTTTATTCGCGCCGTCTGGACCAGGTCGCCCAAGGCGACGGTTGTCGTCGACGAGGCGTACTTCGAGTACGTCGATGATCCTGCGTACGGCACCGCGATTCCCCTGGCGCTGGCCGATCCGCGTGTCGTCGTGCTCCGGACCATGAGCAAGGTGTACGGCATGGCGGGACTGCGAATCGGCTACGCGGTGGGGCATGCCGATGCGATGGCGACTCTTGCTGTGCACAGCCTTGGCCTCAACATCAACACCATTGGTGCTGCCGGGGCCGTCGCTAGTCTCGCTGATCAGGATCACGTCCGGAAGGAACGGAAGCGCAACAATGACCTGCGCGCCTCCACCCAGGCGTTCTTTGAACGAGCCGGCTATCAGGTTGCCGCGTCACAGACCAACTTCCTGCTGGTCGACGTGCGTCAGCCGATTGCCGACTTTCGAAAGGCTTGCCAGGATCGCGGGGTGCTGATCGGCCGACGGTTTGCTCCGCTCGAGACGCATGCGCGCATCACGATCGGAACCAAGGACGAGATGAAAACGGCACTGAAGGTCTTTGC
- a CDS encoding cyclase family protein yields MATIRPTALLLSVAALAGCAPPASDSGFDLSRYQLVDLTHAFTPETLYWPTSPSGFRLDELAYGPTPGGWFYSSYAFAAPEHGGTHLDAPIHFHEGGRTADQIPLEQLVSKAIVIDLSARAAEDRDARLSVDEVTAFEQQHGRIPAGAFVLLKTGWDRHWGNRMAYFGDTTAGDASRLHFPGFGVDAAKLLIEDRQVTGLGIDSPSIDYGPSADFLVHRILSAKNGIALENLTGLDALPPIGATVIALPMKIAKGSGGPVRVIGLVPRAGP; encoded by the coding sequence ATGGCAACGATACGCCCGACCGCCCTGCTGCTCTCCGTCGCCGCGCTTGCCGGCTGCGCTCCGCCGGCATCCGACTCAGGCTTCGATTTGTCGCGTTACCAACTGGTCGACCTGACGCACGCGTTCACGCCCGAGACGTTGTACTGGCCGACCTCGCCCTCGGGCTTTCGCCTCGATGAGTTGGCCTACGGACCGACACCGGGAGGCTGGTTCTACTCATCCTACGCCTTCGCGGCCCCTGAGCATGGCGGCACTCATCTCGACGCGCCGATCCACTTCCACGAAGGGGGACGCACAGCGGATCAGATTCCGCTCGAGCAACTGGTCAGCAAGGCCATCGTAATCGATCTGTCGGCACGAGCGGCCGAGGACCGCGATGCGCGGCTGTCGGTCGACGAGGTCACCGCCTTCGAGCAGCAGCACGGCCGGATTCCCGCTGGTGCCTTCGTTCTGCTCAAGACCGGGTGGGACCGCCATTGGGGCAACCGGATGGCGTACTTCGGCGACACGACCGCCGGCGATGCATCGAGGCTTCACTTTCCGGGATTCGGAGTGGATGCGGCCAAGCTCCTGATCGAAGACCGCCAGGTCACGGGGCTCGGGATCGACTCACCCTCGATCGACTACGGCCCTTCGGCGGACTTCCTGGTCCACCGGATCCTGAGCGCGAAGAACGGAATCGCGCTCGAGAACCTGACCGGCCTCGACGCACTCCCCCCGATCGGCGCGACGGTCATCGCGCTCCCGATGAAGATCGCCAAGGGCTCGGGAGGCCCGGTTCGGGTCATCGGGCTGGTACCGCGCGCCGGCCCCTGA
- a CDS encoding PaaI family thioesterase: MAGPFESVAGFIILPGMRRLNPAYLASLYERVRAAPFPHHISMQLVEIELDRCRVELEAGTQHLQPFGIVHGGVIATLVDTATFWAAFAPIPEDAGLVNVDLKLNYLEPGRPGRLIAEGTLIRGGRTVSYSEATIRSHDGRLLARGASTLMVLPGKGLDIPAPKFLD; this comes from the coding sequence ATGGCAGGCCCGTTCGAGTCCGTTGCCGGGTTCATTATTCTTCCCGGCATGCGTCGCCTCAACCCGGCCTATCTTGCGAGCCTGTATGAACGAGTTCGGGCCGCGCCATTCCCGCATCACATCTCGATGCAGCTGGTTGAGATCGAGCTGGATCGGTGCCGAGTCGAACTGGAGGCCGGAACTCAGCACCTGCAGCCGTTCGGAATTGTCCACGGGGGGGTCATCGCGACTCTGGTCGATACCGCCACGTTCTGGGCGGCGTTCGCACCGATTCCGGAAGACGCAGGGCTCGTCAACGTCGACCTCAAGCTCAACTACCTCGAGCCGGGACGACCGGGCCGGCTGATTGCGGAGGGCACGCTGATCCGGGGCGGACGGACGGTTTCCTACTCGGAGGCGACAATCAGATCCCACGACGGGCGGCTACTGGCGAGGGGAGCTTCGACCCTGATGGTGCTCCCGGGTAAAGGCCTGGATATCCCGGCGCCAAAATTCCTCGACTGA